One segment of Alnus glutinosa chromosome 2, dhAlnGlut1.1, whole genome shotgun sequence DNA contains the following:
- the LOC133859434 gene encoding uncharacterized protein LOC133859434, translated as MFSLFYGLWKYMFSKTEFHVLILGIDKAGKTTLLEKLKSLYSNLEGLPPDRIVPTVGLNIGRIEVSNTKFVFWDLGGQPGLRSIWEKYYEEAHAVIYVIDAACPSRFEDSKSALEKALRHEDLQGAPLLILANKQDLAEAVSAEELGRYLDLKKLDERVYMFEAVSAYDGMGIKAGVEWLVDAMERSKRTQMLRVRAGVTGPASA; from the exons ATGTTCTCATTGTTTTATGGACTTTGGAAGTATATGTTTAGTAAGACTGAGTTTCATGTACTCATTCTTGGAATTGACAAGGCGGGGAAAACT ACTTTGTTGGAGAAGTTGAAGTCACTGTACTCAAACTTGGAAGGCCTGCCCCCTGATCGAATTGTTCCTACTGTAGGCCTAAATATTGGTCGTATTGAAGTGTCGAACACGAAATTTGTGTTCTGGGACCTCGGAGGTCAG CCTGGTCTTCGTTCAATTTGGGAGAAATATTACGAAGAAGCACATGCCGTGATATATGTAATTGATGCTGCTTGTCCATCACGGTTTGAAGATTCAAAATCTGCACTGG AAAAGGCTCTTCGACACGAGGATTTGCAAGGAGCCCCTCTTTTGATACTAGCAAACAAGCAG GATCTTGCTGAAGCTGTATCCGCAGAAGAACTTGGTCGATATCTTGATCTTAAAAAGTTGGATGAAAGGGTTTACAtgtttgaagctgtttcagcaTATGATGG GATGGGGATTAAAGCAGGTGTAGAATGGTTGGTGGATGCAATGGAGAGAAGCAAGAGAACTCAAATGTTGAGAGTTCGTGCTGGTGTAACTGGCCCTGCTTCTGCATAG